In a single window of the Mus musculus strain C57BL/6J chromosome 6, GRCm38.p6 C57BL/6J genome:
- the D6Ertd527e gene encoding uncharacterized protein isoform X2: MLMTLSSRRRCSSSSRSSLSSRSSDTSTSSDTSSDTSTSTSTSTSTSHSNNSSSNSSRKPSNKGSSSLSSSSSNSSSKPSDTDSNSSSISCSSNSPSNTDSSSLSSSSSNSSRPSNTGSSSLSSSSSNSSRPSNTGSSSSSSSNSSNISNSSIRPSNRGSISNYDNSSNSSSPQPSSGNISNRRPSNTGSSSNQVNSGPRPGNTVNISNYSNSGPRPSNTTTSSNSQSNSSPRPSNRGSISNYSNSSLRPSNRGNISNYDNSSTRPSNRANISNYGNSSNSSSPQPSSSKISNRRPSNTGSSSNQVNSGPRPGNTVNISNYSNSGPRPSNTTSSSNSQSNSSPRSSNTDSSSSPGNSHTSSSSSSSSSSSSSSSSSRGNSGPRPSKTGSISSQSNSGPRSSNTDSSSSSSPGNIKTSSSSSSSNSSSSSHSSYSCSSSSHSSSSSRSHSSSHSHSSHSRTPWE, from the coding sequence TAGCCGCCGccgctgcagcagcagcagtcggAGCAGCCTCAGCAGCCGCAGCAGTGACACCAGCACCAGCAGTGACACCAGCAGTGACACCAGCACCAGCActagcaccagcaccagcaccagccacagcaacaacagcagcagcaacagcagcagaaaaCCTAGTAACAAAGGCAGCAGCAGCCTCtcgagcagcagcagcaacagcagcagcaaacctAGTGACAcagacagcaacagcagcagcatctcTTGCAGCAGCAACAGCCCTAGTAACACAGACAGCAGCAGCCTctctagcagcagcagcaacagcagcagaccTAGTAACACAGGCAGCAGCAGCCTctctagcagcagcagcaacagcagcagaccTAGTAACAcaggcagcagtagcagcagcagcagcaacagcagcaacatcaGCAACAGCAGCATCAGACCTAGTAACAGGGGCAGCATCAGCAACTatgacaacagcagcaacagcagcagtccCCAACCCTCTAGTggcaacatcagcaacagaagacCTAGTAAcacaggcagcagcagcaaccagGTTAACAGCGGCCCCAGACCTGGTAACACAGTCAACATCAGCAACTATAGCAACAGTGGCCCCAGACCCAGtaacaccaccaccagcagcaacagCCAAAGCAACAGCAGCCCCAGACCTAGTAACAGGGGCAGCATCAGCAACTACAGCAACAGCAGCCTCAGACCTAGTAACAGGGGCAACATCAGCAACTATGACAACAGCAGCACCAGACCTAGTAACAGGGCCAACATCAGCAACTATGGCAACAGCAGCAATAGCAGCAGTCCCCAACCCTCTAGCAGCAAAATCAGCAACAGAAGACCTAGTAAcacaggcagcagcagcaaccagGTTAACAGCGGCCCCAGACCTGGAAACACAGTCAACATCAGCAACTATAGCAACAGTGGCCCCAGACCCAGtaacaccaccagcagcagcaacagccaaAGCAACAGCAGCCCCAGATCTAGTAacacagacagcagcagcagccctggCAACAGCCAcaccagtagcagcagcagcagcagcagcagcagcagcagcagcagtagcagcagccgCGGCAACAGTGGCCCCAGACCCAGTAAAACAGGCAGCATAAGCAGCCAAAGCAACAGCGGCCCCAGATCTAGTAacacagacagcagcagcagcagcagccccggCAATAtcaaaaccagcagcagcagcagcagcagtaacagcagcagcagcagccacagcagctacagctgcagcagcagcagccacagcagcagcagcagccgcagcCATAGCAGCAGCCACAGTCACAGCAGCCACAGTCGCACACCATGGGAATGA
- the D6Ertd527e gene encoding uncharacterized protein isoform X1 has protein sequence MLMTLSSSRRRCSSSSRSSLSSRSSDTSTSSDTSSDTSTSTSTSTSTSHSNNSSSNSSRKPSNKGSSSLSSSSSNSSSKPSDTDSNSSSISCSSNSPSNTDSSSLSSSSSNSSRPSNTGSSSLSSSSSNSSRPSNTGSSSSSSSNSSNISNSSIRPSNRGSISNYDNSSNSSSPQPSSGNISNRRPSNTGSSSNQVNSGPRPGNTVNISNYSNSGPRPSNTTTSSNSQSNSSPRPSNRGSISNYSNSSLRPSNRGNISNYDNSSTRPSNRANISNYGNSSNSSSPQPSSSKISNRRPSNTGSSSNQVNSGPRPGNTVNISNYSNSGPRPSNTTSSSNSQSNSSPRSSNTDSSSSPGNSHTSSSSSSSSSSSSSSSSSRGNSGPRPSKTGSISSQSNSGPRSSNTDSSSSSSPGNIKTSSSSSSSNSSSSSHSSYSCSSSSHSSSSSRSHSSSHSHSSHSRTPWE, from the coding sequence CAGTAGCCGCCGccgctgcagcagcagcagtcggAGCAGCCTCAGCAGCCGCAGCAGTGACACCAGCACCAGCAGTGACACCAGCAGTGACACCAGCACCAGCActagcaccagcaccagcaccagccacagcaacaacagcagcagcaacagcagcagaaaaCCTAGTAACAAAGGCAGCAGCAGCCTCtcgagcagcagcagcaacagcagcagcaaacctAGTGACAcagacagcaacagcagcagcatctcTTGCAGCAGCAACAGCCCTAGTAACACAGACAGCAGCAGCCTctctagcagcagcagcaacagcagcagaccTAGTAACACAGGCAGCAGCAGCCTctctagcagcagcagcaacagcagcagaccTAGTAACAcaggcagcagtagcagcagcagcagcaacagcagcaacatcaGCAACAGCAGCATCAGACCTAGTAACAGGGGCAGCATCAGCAACTatgacaacagcagcaacagcagcagtccCCAACCCTCTAGTggcaacatcagcaacagaagacCTAGTAAcacaggcagcagcagcaaccagGTTAACAGCGGCCCCAGACCTGGTAACACAGTCAACATCAGCAACTATAGCAACAGTGGCCCCAGACCCAGtaacaccaccaccagcagcaacagCCAAAGCAACAGCAGCCCCAGACCTAGTAACAGGGGCAGCATCAGCAACTACAGCAACAGCAGCCTCAGACCTAGTAACAGGGGCAACATCAGCAACTATGACAACAGCAGCACCAGACCTAGTAACAGGGCCAACATCAGCAACTATGGCAACAGCAGCAATAGCAGCAGTCCCCAACCCTCTAGCAGCAAAATCAGCAACAGAAGACCTAGTAAcacaggcagcagcagcaaccagGTTAACAGCGGCCCCAGACCTGGAAACACAGTCAACATCAGCAACTATAGCAACAGTGGCCCCAGACCCAGtaacaccaccagcagcagcaacagccaaAGCAACAGCAGCCCCAGATCTAGTAacacagacagcagcagcagccctggCAACAGCCAcaccagtagcagcagcagcagcagcagcagcagcagcagcagcagtagcagcagccgCGGCAACAGTGGCCCCAGACCCAGTAAAACAGGCAGCATAAGCAGCCAAAGCAACAGCGGCCCCAGATCTAGTAacacagacagcagcagcagcagcagccccggCAATAtcaaaaccagcagcagcagcagcagcagtaacagcagcagcagcagccacagcagctacagctgcagcagcagcagccacagcagcagcagcagccgcagcCATAGCAGCAGCCACAGTCACAGCAGCCACAGTCGCACACCATGGGAATGA
- the D6Ertd527e gene encoding uncharacterized protein isoform b (isoform b is encoded by transcript variant 2): protein MMDYKFSRRRCSSSSRSSLSSRSSDTSTSSDTSSDTSTSTSTSTSTSHSNNSSSNSSRKPSNKGSSSLSSSSSNSSSKPSDTDSNSSSISCSSNSPSNTDSSSLSSSSSNSSRPSNTGSSSLSSSSSNSSRPSNTGSSSSSSSNSSNISNSSIRPSNRGSISNYDNSSNSSSPQPSSGNISNRRPSNTGSSSNQVNSGPRPGNTVNISNYSNSGPRPSNTTTSSNSQSNSSPRPSNRGSISNYSNSSLRPSNRGNISNYDNSSTRPSNRANISNYGNSSNSSSPQPSSSKISNRRPSNTGSSSNQVNSGPRPGNTVNISNYSNSGPRPSNTTSSSNSQSNSSPRSSNTDSSSSPGNSHTSSSSSSSSSSSSSSSSSRGNSGPRPSKTGSISSQSNSGPRSSNTDSSSSSSPGNIKTSSSSSSSNSSSSSHSSYSCSSSSHSSSSSRSHSSSHSHSSHSRTPWE from the coding sequence TAGCCGCCGccgctgcagcagcagcagtcggAGCAGCCTCAGCAGCCGCAGCAGTGACACCAGCACCAGCAGTGACACCAGCAGTGACACCAGCACCAGCActagcaccagcaccagcaccagccacagcaacaacagcagcagcaacagcagcagaaaaCCTAGTAACAAAGGCAGCAGCAGCCTCtcgagcagcagcagcaacagcagcagcaaacctAGTGACAcagacagcaacagcagcagcatctcTTGCAGCAGCAACAGCCCTAGTAACACAGACAGCAGCAGCCTctctagcagcagcagcaacagcagcagaccTAGTAACACAGGCAGCAGCAGCCTctctagcagcagcagcaacagcagcagaccTAGTAACAcaggcagcagtagcagcagcagcagcaacagcagcaacatcaGCAACAGCAGCATCAGACCTAGTAACAGGGGCAGCATCAGCAACTatgacaacagcagcaacagcagcagtccCCAACCCTCTAGTggcaacatcagcaacagaagacCTAGTAAcacaggcagcagcagcaaccagGTTAACAGCGGCCCCAGACCTGGTAACACAGTCAACATCAGCAACTATAGCAACAGTGGCCCCAGACCCAGtaacaccaccaccagcagcaacagCCAAAGCAACAGCAGCCCCAGACCTAGTAACAGGGGCAGCATCAGCAACTACAGCAACAGCAGCCTCAGACCTAGTAACAGGGGCAACATCAGCAACTATGACAACAGCAGCACCAGACCTAGTAACAGGGCCAACATCAGCAACTATGGCAACAGCAGCAATAGCAGCAGTCCCCAACCCTCTAGCAGCAAAATCAGCAACAGAAGACCTAGTAAcacaggcagcagcagcaaccagGTTAACAGCGGCCCCAGACCTGGAAACACAGTCAACATCAGCAACTATAGCAACAGTGGCCCCAGACCCAGtaacaccaccagcagcagcaacagccaaAGCAACAGCAGCCCCAGATCTAGTAacacagacagcagcagcagccctggCAACAGCCAcaccagtagcagcagcagcagcagcagcagcagcagcagcagcagtagcagcagccgCGGCAACAGTGGCCCCAGACCCAGTAAAACAGGCAGCATAAGCAGCCAAAGCAACAGCGGCCCCAGATCTAGTAacacagacagcagcagcagcagcagccccggCAATAtcaaaaccagcagcagcagcagcagcagtaacagcagcagcagcagccacagcagctacagctgcagcagcagcagccacagcagcagcagcagccgcagcCATAGCAGCAGCCACAGTCACAGCAGCCACAGTCGCACACCATGGGAATGA
- the D6Ertd527e gene encoding uncharacterized protein isoform a (isoform a is encoded by transcript variant 1) — MMDYKFSSRRRCSSSSRSSLSSRSSDTSTSSDTSSDTSTSTSTSTSTSHSNNSSSNSSRKPSNKGSSSLSSSSSNSSSKPSDTDSNSSSISCSSNSPSNTDSSSLSSSSSNSSRPSNTGSSSLSSSSSNSSRPSNTGSSSSSSSNSSNISNSSIRPSNRGSISNYDNSSNSSSPQPSSGNISNRRPSNTGSSSNQVNSGPRPGNTVNISNYSNSGPRPSNTTTSSNSQSNSSPRPSNRGSISNYSNSSLRPSNRGNISNYDNSSTRPSNRANISNYGNSSNSSSPQPSSSKISNRRPSNTGSSSNQVNSGPRPGNTVNISNYSNSGPRPSNTTSSSNSQSNSSPRSSNTDSSSSPGNSHTSSSSSSSSSSSSSSSSSRGNSGPRPSKTGSISSQSNSGPRSSNTDSSSSSSPGNIKTSSSSSSSNSSSSSHSSYSCSSSSHSSSSSRSHSSSHSHSSHSRTPWE, encoded by the coding sequence CAGTAGCCGCCGccgctgcagcagcagcagtcggAGCAGCCTCAGCAGCCGCAGCAGTGACACCAGCACCAGCAGTGACACCAGCAGTGACACCAGCACCAGCActagcaccagcaccagcaccagccacagcaacaacagcagcagcaacagcagcagaaaaCCTAGTAACAAAGGCAGCAGCAGCCTCtcgagcagcagcagcaacagcagcagcaaacctAGTGACAcagacagcaacagcagcagcatctcTTGCAGCAGCAACAGCCCTAGTAACACAGACAGCAGCAGCCTctctagcagcagcagcaacagcagcagaccTAGTAACACAGGCAGCAGCAGCCTctctagcagcagcagcaacagcagcagaccTAGTAACAcaggcagcagtagcagcagcagcagcaacagcagcaacatcaGCAACAGCAGCATCAGACCTAGTAACAGGGGCAGCATCAGCAACTatgacaacagcagcaacagcagcagtccCCAACCCTCTAGTggcaacatcagcaacagaagacCTAGTAAcacaggcagcagcagcaaccagGTTAACAGCGGCCCCAGACCTGGTAACACAGTCAACATCAGCAACTATAGCAACAGTGGCCCCAGACCCAGtaacaccaccaccagcagcaacagCCAAAGCAACAGCAGCCCCAGACCTAGTAACAGGGGCAGCATCAGCAACTACAGCAACAGCAGCCTCAGACCTAGTAACAGGGGCAACATCAGCAACTATGACAACAGCAGCACCAGACCTAGTAACAGGGCCAACATCAGCAACTATGGCAACAGCAGCAATAGCAGCAGTCCCCAACCCTCTAGCAGCAAAATCAGCAACAGAAGACCTAGTAAcacaggcagcagcagcaaccagGTTAACAGCGGCCCCAGACCTGGAAACACAGTCAACATCAGCAACTATAGCAACAGTGGCCCCAGACCCAGtaacaccaccagcagcagcaacagccaaAGCAACAGCAGCCCCAGATCTAGTAacacagacagcagcagcagccctggCAACAGCCAcaccagtagcagcagcagcagcagcagcagcagcagcagcagcagtagcagcagccgCGGCAACAGTGGCCCCAGACCCAGTAAAACAGGCAGCATAAGCAGCCAAAGCAACAGCGGCCCCAGATCTAGTAacacagacagcagcagcagcagcagccccggCAATAtcaaaaccagcagcagcagcagcagcagtaacagcagcagcagcagccacagcagctacagctgcagcagcagcagccacagcagcagcagcagccgcagcCATAGCAGCAGCCACAGTCACAGCAGCCACAGTCGCACACCATGGGAATGA
- the D6Ertd527e gene encoding uncharacterized protein isoform X3 → MMDYKFSSRRRCSSSSRSSLSSRSSDTSTSSDTSSDTSTSTSTSTSTSHSNNSSSNSSRKPSNKGSSSLSSSSSNSSSKPSDTDSNSSSISCSSNSPSNTDSSSLSSSSSNSSRPSNTGSSSLSSSSSNSSRPSNTGSSSSSSSNSSNISNSSIRPSNRGSISNYDNSSNSSSPQPSSGNISNRRPSNTGSSSNQVNSGPRPGNTVNISNYSNSGPRPSNTTTSSNSQSNSSPRPSNRGSISNYSNSSLRPSNRANISNYGNSSNSSSPQPSSSKISNRRPSNTGSSSNQVNSGPRPGNTVNISNYSNSGPRPSNTTSSSNSQSNSSPRSSNTDSSSSPGNSHTSSSSSSSSSSSSSSSSSRGNSGPRPSKTGSISSQSNSGPRSSNTDSSSSSSPGNIKTSSSSSSSNSSSSSHSSYSCSSSSHSSSSSRSHSSSHSHSSHSRTPWE, encoded by the exons CAGTAGCCGCCGccgctgcagcagcagcagtcggAGCAGCCTCAGCAGCCGCAGCAGTGACACCAGCACCAGCAGTGACACCAGCAGTGACACCAGCACCAGCActagcaccagcaccagcaccagccacagcaacaacagcagcagcaacagcagcagaaaaCCTAGTAACAAAGGCAGCAGCAGCCTCtcgagcagcagcagcaacagcagcagcaaacctAGTGACAcagacagcaacagcagcagcatctcTTGCAGCAGCAACAGCCCTAGTAACACAGACAGCAGCAGCCTctctagcagcagcagcaacagcagcagaccTAGTAACACAGGCAGCAGCAGCCTctctagcagcagcagcaacagcagcagaccTAGTAACAcaggcagcagtagcagcagcagcagcaacagcagcaacatcaGCAACAGCAGCATCAGACCTAGTAACAGGGGCAGCATCAGCAACTatgacaacagcagcaacagcagcagtccCCAACCCTCTAGTggcaacatcagcaacagaagacCTAGTAAcacaggcagcagcagcaaccagGTTAACAGCGGCCCCAGACCTGGTAACACAGTCAACATCAGCAACTATAGCAACAGTGGCCCCAGACCCAGtaacaccaccaccagcagcaacagCCAAAGCAACAGCAGCCCCAGACCTAGTAACAGGGGCAGCATCAGCAACTACAGCAACAGCAGCCTCAGACCTAGTAACAG GGCCAACATCAGCAACTATGGCAACAGCAGCAATAGCAGCAGTCCCCAACCCTCTAGCAGCAAAATCAGCAACAGAAGACCTAGTAAcacaggcagcagcagcaaccagGTTAACAGCGGCCCCAGACCTGGAAACACAGTCAACATCAGCAACTATAGCAACAGTGGCCCCAGACCCAGtaacaccaccagcagcagcaacagccaaAGCAACAGCAGCCCCAGATCTAGTAacacagacagcagcagcagccctggCAACAGCCAcaccagtagcagcagcagcagcagcagcagcagcagcagcagcagtagcagcagccgCGGCAACAGTGGCCCCAGACCCAGTAAAACAGGCAGCATAAGCAGCCAAAGCAACAGCGGCCCCAGATCTAGTAacacagacagcagcagcagcagcagccccggCAATAtcaaaaccagcagcagcagcagcagcagtaacagcagcagcagcagccacagcagctacagctgcagcagcagcagccacagcagcagcagcagccgcagcCATAGCAGCAGCCACAGTCACAGCAGCCACAGTCGCACACCATGGGAATGA